GGAGCCGCGCCCCGTGCCCCGGCGCGTCTGGCGTGGTGTCCCTGCGCGGGTGTCCCTGAGCGCCGTCCATGGGGTCCCTCAGTTGAGCTTGATCATCGCGGCGAGCACCTTCGCGAGGGTCCGCGCGCGGGTCAACACCCGATCCCCGTAGACCTCGATCTCGCGCGCCTTGGCCCGCACGAAGGCGCCCGGGACGCGGAGCAAGACCTCCTCCTCCGCGGTCACCTTCAGCGAGCGGACGGAGTGCTCGACCCGCCCCTCCGGGTCGACGGTCAGGGCGCGCCGCGTGGCCACGACGCCCACGATGGTCGGCTCCCCGGCGGCGTCCACCAGCACGCGTGCGCCCGCCGCGTGCGCCTCGTCCAGGAGCGCCGGGTCGACGCTCTCGTCCACCGCGAGGTCGCGCTGCACCGCGCCGAGATCCACGCGCCAGCGCCCGCCTTCGGCCGGCTCGAGCAGCTTCCCCAGCAGCACCGGGGCCTGGGTGTAGACGAGCCGCGGCGCCGCCTCGGGGGCCTCTCGCTCGTCTTCGATGCTCAGCTTCGCGTGCATGTCCTCACCTTTCCGTCGACGTCGAGCTCATCCGGGAGCGATGGCCGGAGGCTCCGCCTCGATCGTGCTGCCCTCGACCGTCACCTGGATGTCGCCCTTGAAGGAGATCCCGCTCTTGTCGATGATCACCTCGCCGCCGCCACACTTGAGCGTGATGGTCTCCGAGGCGTCCAGCGAGACGCTCGCCGCGGTGACCGCGCAGATCCCGGAGGCCGTCGCCGCGTAGCCCTTGCCGAGCGTCCACTTGGACGACGCCGTGTTGAGCGCGATCGCGCCCGTGGCCTCGACCCCGAAGCCCTCCGCCGCGTTGACGAAGTAGACGCCGACCGTCTCGGTCTTGCTCGCGCAGCTCTCCGAGTGGCCGCCCTTGACGAGCTCGGCCCGCGCGGCGCCCACGGTCTCGGTGCTGGAGCCGCCGACGTTGAAGCTGACGCCGTACGCGGAGTTGATGGCGCCGAGCGCGCCGATGGTCTCGGTCATGTCCGCGCCCACCACGGTGCCCCAGACCCCCGAGCCGCCTCCGCCGCCGCCGCCTCCGCCTCCTCCGTCCCCGCCGCCGTCACCGCCGCCTCCGAGCCCGGCCGCGGCGAGCGCGTCGTTCGCGACCGCGGACGCCATGCCGCCGGCCATGCCCGCGAGATCCGGCGGGGTGGTGGCCTCGCTGATGGATCCGAGCGTGTCGCCATAGAGCGCGACCGCGGGGTTGTCGGCGCCGAGGATGGCGGACGCGGGGCCGGCGAGGCTCGACGCCTCTCCGAGCGCGCCGCTGACCGCGTCGAGCGCGGGCTGGATCGGCGCGAGCAGGGCGCCCTGAACGCGGTCGGCCGCCTGCGCGGCGGCTCCCTCCGCGGCGGCGATGGCCTCGCTCGCGATGATCTTCAGCACGGCCGCGAGCGGGTTGCCGATCATCATGTTCTCGAGCCCGCCGACGCTGATCGTCGTGGAGGCCGCGACCGACTCGGCGGCGTTGCCGCTCACCCGCACGGTCCGGTTGCCGCCGACGTCGAGGGAGTGATCGCCGCCCACGGCGCCGTCGTGGTTCGCCTCGAGGGAGATGGTGTGGTCGGCGCCGACCGAGAACGTGCGGTTCGCGCCGACCTGGTGCGCCATCACGTTCGCGGTCTGCATGTTCTTGCTGTCGACCGCGTTGATGGTGAGGTCCTTGCCCGCGTTGACGCCCACCTTCTGCGAGCCCGCCGCGTCGTCGAACATCACCTCGTTGATGGCGCCTGCCCCCGGGGACGAGACGCTGCGGTGCCCCGTGACCGTCTTCTGCGCGGGCAGCGAGTAGGCCGGCGTGTGCAGCGGGTTGAAGAGGTGGCCGAGCACCACCGGGCGATCGGGGTCTCCCTCGTAGAACTGGACGAGCACCTCCCAGCCGATGCGCGGGATCATGACCGAGCCGGTCGTGTGCTCCTGCGTCGGGCGAATCCAGCACGTGGTCTTCTCGTCGAGCTGGCCGTCGAGATCCCAGTGGAACTGCACCTTGACCCGGCCGTGCTCGTCGCAGTGGATCTCCTCGCCCGCGGGGCCGGTCACGCGCGCCGTCTGCACCCCGAAGATCTGCGGGCGCGGCGTGCGCCGCTCCGGGCGGACGAGCTGGTCGCGGGGCACGCACTCGAAGGAGACGCGGTGTCGCTCGGCGGCGGGGACGGAGAGCGGGCCGGCGTCGTTGGCCGACGGGTGCAGGACGAACGCGACGTCCACGCTCGTCACCACGTGCTCGCCCGCGGCGCTCGGGTGGTCGAGCAGCTCGAAGCGGCGCCCCGGGGCGAGGGCGAGGAAGTCCGTCTGCCCGCGCGCGGTCCGCCTCCGCTGGGCGCGCTCCTCCAGCCGCACCGCCGCTCGTCGCTGCGCCTCGGCGCCGACCGCGTGGCCGCCCGGGTACTCGTAGTGCTCGCGCGCGTGCGGCTCGTCGTTCTCGGCCTCTGCGCTCAGGTCCAGCGACGGATGCAGGCCGTCGTAGTCGTCGAGCGCGACCTTGCCCTCCACGAGCTTGCGGCTGCGCTGCCAGCCGAACACCCGGCTGTCGCCGAGGGTGTCGTGGGCCCGATCGCCGAAGGTGAAGCGCAGCGTGCCGCCCGCGATCGGCTCCACCCGGTCCGACGCGTCGAAGAAGACCATCACCGCCGAGGCCGCGTCGTGCTCGAACGTGTAGGCGATCCCCTCGTCCTCGAGCAGCCGGCTGACGAAGTCCCACTCGGACTCGTCGTACTGCACGCAGTAGGTCCGGGTCTCGTAGCTCCCCTGGATGTCCCAGCGGAAGAGGTCCTCTCCGAGCCCCGCGGCCGTGAACACCTGCCTGACGATGTCGGGCACGGTCAGCTCCTGGAAGATCCGGAAGCCGCGCCGACGGACCAAGCGGCGCTGCGTGGGGCGGAGCTCGAGCCGCGCCCGCAGGACCTCCGGGGTCGGCGTGCCGATGAGCGCGACCTGCTCGATCGACCCGTGCACGTGCCGCTCGTTGCCCTGCTCGTCCGCGATCACGACGTAGGCGGCCGCGCCGATCGCGGCGTCGAGATCGAGGTCGTCCGTCTCGATGTCGACCTGATAGGCGTAGGGCTGGCTGATGCCCTCGACCCCGCGGACCGCGAGGACCTGCGGCGTCGCCGAGCAGGCCGCCGTGCTGAGGAACGCGCGGATGTAGGTGGAGTCTGCCATCAGCCGCTCTTGTGCATGATCTGGTTGAGGGCCTTCGCGTTCTTCAGGGTGACCTTCGGCGCCTTCACCTTGACCATGCCCGCGCTGTTGATCTCGATGCTGCCGCCGCCGCCGCGGAAGACGAGCTTGCTCTTGCCCTCGAAGACGATGTTCTTCGCCTTCACCTTCAGCGCGCCGCCCGCCGTGAGCGCCACGGCGCCCTTCGCGTCGTCGGTGCGGCCGCCGCCCGCCTTCACGGTCTCCACCGCCGCGTTCATCGTGTAGGCCGCGTCACACGAGACGGCGACGTTCTTGGCCTTGATGAACTTCAGCGCGCCGATCGACTCGCTGTAGCTCCCGGTGATGGAGAGGCCCCGCGCGCCGCCGGCCAACTCCGCCCACGCCGCGCCCACGTCGATCGACGCGTCGCCGACCACGGTGCGCGCGTAGCCCGCGATGCCGGTCAGACACTGCAGCGAGCCGACCGTGCGGCTCAGTGACGCGCCCGCGTCCTCGGAGTGATCGCCGCCGACCTGCACCATGCGGTTGCCACCGATGGAGACGCCCAGATCGGCGCCGGTTCCGTCTCCGTACTCGCCGCCGACGTCGACCGTCTGGTTCGCGCCGACGCTCAGCGAGCGGTTGCCGGTCACGCTCGTGGACTGGTCGGCCTTGACGCTGAGGGTCTCGTTGCTGCCGACGTCGCGCGTCTGGTTCGCGCCCACCTCCCACTGCGTGTCGTTGTCGACGGAGACGGTCAGATCCTTGGACGCGTTGAGGAAGATCTCCTCCGAGCCCGCCGCGTCCTCGAAGCGGAGCTCGTTCGAACCGGGCCCGCCTTCGGTCGTGGCGGTCTGCATGCTGCTGCGGGTGTTGCCCCCCGGCAGCGCGTAGGGCGGCGGGTGCTCGGCCTCGTAGAGGTGGCCGGTGACCGAGGGGCGATCGACGTCGCCCAGCTCGAAGCCGACGATCATCTCGAAGTCCACGCGGGGGTGGATCATCGAGCCGCCGAGCGCCTTCTGGTTCACGCGGAGCCACGTGCTGCTGCCGTCGTCCGTGACGCCCGACCGATCCCACGGGAAGCGGACCCTCACGCGGCCGTAGTCGTCGGTGTGGATCTCCTCGCCGCCGGGCACCGTCACCCACGCGTGCTGCACGCCGGGCACCAGCGGGGCGGCGGCCGCCACGAGGGGACGGAAGGGCACGTCGAGCGGGATCAGCTCCATGCGGTTCTCGTAGCGCGTCGCGGTTCCCATCCTGGAGCCGTCGGCGCCGGCGTCCGCGGGGACCAGCCGGTGCTCCACCGCGATGGGGAGGAAGTCGCCGTCGAGATCCGCGCGCGGCGCCCCGACGGCCGAGAAGAACCGCCCCGCCATCACGCGCGGCACGTTGCTCTCTACCTCGTGAGTGCAGGTCCGGACGCGCAGGCGCTCGAGCGCGCGGTCCGCCAGCCGCTGCCCCCGGCCCGTGTCCGTGTAACCCGCGGGGTGGAGATAGACCTCGCGCCCCGTCGCTTCGTCGGCCTCGGCGGTGACGCGCAGATCGGTGGCCGGCGCCGCCAGGTCGTAGTCGTTGAGCATCACCTGATCGGAGGCCACCCGGCGCACGAGCGCCTGACGCAGCAGCCCCTCGCGCGACGCGGCCTCGAGCGAGACGTGCTCGAGGATCGACGTCCCCTCGATGGCGGAGAACGCGGTGTCGTCGTCGAAGAAGACGACGCGCTCCGCGGTGGCGTCCTGCTCGACGAGGAACGAGATGCCCTCCTCGTGCAGGAGACGCGTCAGGAAGTCGTAGTCGCTCTCCCCGTACTGGACGACGTTCGCGTGCGCCTCGTAGTCGGCGTTGATGGACCACTCGCAGATGGCGTCGACGCCAGCGCGCGCCAGCACGTCCCGCGCGATGTCGGGCACGCTCATCTCCTGGAAGATGCGGTGGTCGCGCCCCAGCTCGAGGAGCGTGAGCTTCGAGCCGAACGTGAGCTCCACCTCGAACGCGTCCTCGTCCAGCGCCGTCTCGTCGACCTCGAGCACGACGCCGTGGAAGGCGCGCCCCTCCTGGCTCTCGACGAAGAGCTCGAGCGAGACGTCCTTCCCCACCAGGGCGTCGAGGTCGACCGGCTCCTGGGTCTGGGCGCGCACCCGCGCGCGGGTCGGGCGGAAGAGGCGCTCGTGGATCTCGGCGAAGGTCACCTCCCACCGCTCCGAGGCGGCGCCGTCGATCGTCAGGCTGTGTCGGCTGGCGGTCATCAGAGCTTGTAGTCCGTGGTGCCCTTGATCATGAGCGTCGGTCCGCCCTTGCCGCCGAACTTCTTGGCGTCGACGGTGATGGAGCCGCCGAGGGTGATCTTGCCCCCGCCCCCCTTCAGCGTGGCGCTGCCCGCGGTGACCCGGACCTGCGAGCCCGAGAACATCGCGTCGTCGCCGCAGGTGATCGAGATCACGCCGCCGGCCGTGACCGCGATGGCGCCCTTGGCGCCGTAGGTCACGTCGGTCCCGGTCTTCACCGTGACCGCGCCGCTGGTCAGGGACTTCACGCCGCCGATCTGCTCGGC
This region of Sandaracinaceae bacterium genomic DNA includes:
- the tssI gene encoding type VI secretion system tip protein TssI/VgrG, which produces MADSTYIRAFLSTAACSATPQVLAVRGVEGISQPYAYQVDIETDDLDLDAAIGAAAYVVIADEQGNERHVHGSIEQVALIGTPTPEVLRARLELRPTQRRLVRRRGFRIFQELTVPDIVRQVFTAAGLGEDLFRWDIQGSYETRTYCVQYDESEWDFVSRLLEDEGIAYTFEHDAASAVMVFFDASDRVEPIAGGTLRFTFGDRAHDTLGDSRVFGWQRSRKLVEGKVALDDYDGLHPSLDLSAEAENDEPHAREHYEYPGGHAVGAEAQRRAAVRLEERAQRRRTARGQTDFLALAPGRRFELLDHPSAAGEHVVTSVDVAFVLHPSANDAGPLSVPAAERHRVSFECVPRDQLVRPERRTPRPQIFGVQTARVTGPAGEEIHCDEHGRVKVQFHWDLDGQLDEKTTCWIRPTQEHTTGSVMIPRIGWEVLVQFYEGDPDRPVVLGHLFNPLHTPAYSLPAQKTVTGHRSVSSPGAGAINEVMFDDAAGSQKVGVNAGKDLTINAVDSKNMQTANVMAHQVGANRTFSVGADHTISLEANHDGAVGGDHSLDVGGNRTVRVSGNAAESVAASTTISVGGLENMMIGNPLAAVLKIIASEAIAAAEGAAAQAADRVQGALLAPIQPALDAVSGALGEASSLAGPASAILGADNPAVALYGDTLGSISEATTPPDLAGMAGGMASAVANDALAAAGLGGGGDGGGDGGGGGGGGGGGSGVWGTVVGADMTETIGALGAINSAYGVSFNVGGSSTETVGAARAELVKGGHSESCASKTETVGVYFVNAAEGFGVEATGAIALNTASSKWTLGKGYAATASGICAVTAASVSLDASETITLKCGGGEVIIDKSGISFKGDIQVTVEGSTIEAEPPAIAPG
- the tssI gene encoding type VI secretion system tip protein TssI/VgrG gives rise to the protein MTASRHSLTIDGAASERWEVTFAEIHERLFRPTRARVRAQTQEPVDLDALVGKDVSLELFVESQEGRAFHGVVLEVDETALDEDAFEVELTFGSKLTLLELGRDHRIFQEMSVPDIARDVLARAGVDAICEWSINADYEAHANVVQYGESDYDFLTRLLHEEGISFLVEQDATAERVVFFDDDTAFSAIEGTSILEHVSLEAASREGLLRQALVRRVASDQVMLNDYDLAAPATDLRVTAEADEATGREVYLHPAGYTDTGRGQRLADRALERLRVRTCTHEVESNVPRVMAGRFFSAVGAPRADLDGDFLPIAVEHRLVPADAGADGSRMGTATRYENRMELIPLDVPFRPLVAAAAPLVPGVQHAWVTVPGGEEIHTDDYGRVRVRFPWDRSGVTDDGSSTWLRVNQKALGGSMIHPRVDFEMIVGFELGDVDRPSVTGHLYEAEHPPPYALPGGNTRSSMQTATTEGGPGSNELRFEDAAGSEEIFLNASKDLTVSVDNDTQWEVGANQTRDVGSNETLSVKADQSTSVTGNRSLSVGANQTVDVGGEYGDGTGADLGVSIGGNRMVQVGGDHSEDAGASLSRTVGSLQCLTGIAGYARTVVGDASIDVGAAWAELAGGARGLSITGSYSESIGALKFIKAKNVAVSCDAAYTMNAAVETVKAGGGRTDDAKGAVALTAGGALKVKAKNIVFEGKSKLVFRGGGGSIEINSAGMVKVKAPKVTLKNAKALNQIMHKSG